In the Streptomyces cinnamoneus genome, TGCGTGACCGGCTGGATCAGCTGCCCGCCGGTAGCCTGGTGGTGGTGCGAGCCCTGCCAGGCGCGGGCGAGGCGGACCACGATCAGTTGGCCCGTGACCTCGACACCGCACTGCAGCGGCTGCTGGGAGGGGCGCCGCGAAGCAATCCCCCGGGGGGTGCCCCCCGGAATCCCGGTCACCCGGGAGGGAGCGCACAGTGAAGTACCCGCTGCTGTGGTTGATCAAGCTCTACCAGTGGACCGTCAGCCCGCTGCTGGGCCCGGTCTGCAAGTACTACCCGTCGTGCTCGCACTATGGCTATACAGCCATCGACGTGCACGGCGCGGTCAAGGGAACGGTACTGACGGCCTGGCGCATCCTGCGCTGCAACCCGTGGTCGCTCGGTGGCGTCGACCACGTCCCTCCCCGGAAGCGTCCGGTCTGGCACCAGCGGCTGAGGAGCCGACTGGGTGGAAACCCCGTCCCGGGGTCCGCCGCACAGCCCGAGACTCAGCCCAACGCCCAAGGAGCCTGATTCGTGGACACGATCCTCGGTCCTCTCTATGACGCTGTTTCCTGGATCATCGTCCAGTTCCACTCGTTCTACAGCCTGATCTTCAACAAGGACAGTGGCGCGGCGTGGGGTCTGTCCATCGTCTCGCTGGTGGTGCTGATCCGGATCTGCCTGATCCCGCTCTTCGTGAAGCAGATCAAGGCGACGCGGAACATGCAGGCGCTCCAGCCCAAGATGAAGGCGATCCAGGAGCGCTACAAGAGCGACAAGCAGCGCCAGTCCGAAGAGATGATGAAGCTCTACAAGGAGTCGGGCACCAACCCGCTCTCGAGCTGCCTCCCGATTCTGGCCCAGTCGCCGTTCTTCATCTCGCTGTACCAGGTCCTGAACAAGGTCGCCGGCGGCCACGAGGTCGGCTTCCTGGACCAGGACCTCGTCAACAGCGCCCGCAAGGCGCACATCTTCGGTGCCCCGATCGCGTCGAAGTTCATGGACAGCGCGAGCAAGGTCGAGTCCCTCGGCTCCACGCTGACCGACGTCCGCGTCGTCACGATCATCATGATCGTCCTGATGTCGCTGTCGCAGTTCTACACGCAGCGCCAGCTGATGACGAAGAACGTCGACCTCACGGTGAAGACGCCGTTCATGCAGCAGCAGAAGATGCTGATGTACGTCTTCCCGATCATGTTCGCCGTCTTCGGCATCAACTTCCCCGTCGGTGTCCTGGTCTACTGGCTGACCACCAACGTGTGGACCCTGGGCCAGCAGATGTTCGTCATCCGCCGTAACCCCACCCCCGGCAGCCTCGCCTTCAAGGAGCGCCAGGAGCGTCTGCGCGCCAAGGGCAAGCTGAAGGAGGACCCGGCCGAGGCCGAGGCC is a window encoding:
- the yidD gene encoding membrane protein insertion efficiency factor YidD gives rise to the protein MKYPLLWLIKLYQWTVSPLLGPVCKYYPSCSHYGYTAIDVHGAVKGTVLTAWRILRCNPWSLGGVDHVPPRKRPVWHQRLRSRLGGNPVPGSAAQPETQPNAQGA
- the yidC gene encoding membrane protein insertase YidC, which produces MDTILGPLYDAVSWIIVQFHSFYSLIFNKDSGAAWGLSIVSLVVLIRICLIPLFVKQIKATRNMQALQPKMKAIQERYKSDKQRQSEEMMKLYKESGTNPLSSCLPILAQSPFFISLYQVLNKVAGGHEVGFLDQDLVNSARKAHIFGAPIASKFMDSASKVESLGSTLTDVRVVTIIMIVLMSLSQFYTQRQLMTKNVDLTVKTPFMQQQKMLMYVFPIMFAVFGINFPVGVLVYWLTTNVWTLGQQMFVIRRNPTPGSLAFKERQERLRAKGKLKEDPAEAEAKKVAEAARAARQQPKRQPKAKRSTAGQPPRSTAGSEKKTTLEKQEPDEDKPRQAGGSSRAKSGQRKGGPQRPKHPSKK